A region of Salirhabdus salicampi DNA encodes the following proteins:
- a CDS encoding ectoine synthase yields MKVVALKDIIGTEQEVKGENWTSRRLLLKKDGMGYSVHDTIIKAGTETHIWYQNHLEAVYCIEGEGEVVTLKDNKVWPINKDVIYALDEYDEHLLRAKTDMRMVCVFNPPITGKETHDENGVYPLIEDDE; encoded by the coding sequence ATGAAAGTAGTTGCACTAAAAGATATTATTGGAACGGAACAAGAAGTAAAAGGGGAGAATTGGACGAGTCGACGATTACTTCTTAAAAAAGACGGTATGGGTTATTCCGTTCATGATACAATTATTAAAGCAGGTACAGAAACACATATATGGTATCAAAATCATTTAGAAGCTGTATATTGCATCGAAGGCGAAGGGGAAGTTGTAACATTAAAAGATAATAAAGTTTGGCCGATTAATAAAGATGTAATTTATGCTCTTGATGAGTATGATGAACATTTGCTTCGTGCTAAAACAGATATGAGAATGGTATGTGTGTTTAATCCACCAATTACAGGAAAAGAAACACATGATGAAAACGGTGTATACCCATTAATTGAAGACGATGAATAA